One window of Tepidanaerobacter acetatoxydans Re1 genomic DNA carries:
- a CDS encoding ECF transporter S component, producing MEQQKTKQLALTGMFIALSAVGALIKVPSPTGTVAFDSAPGFAAALLLGPGLGALSAALGHLFTSLFAGFPMTFPIHIIVALEMAAFAAVYGYLGKKNLPLAVVAVSILNGVIAPATFIVFPQFGMAFFVSMLVPLLVASAANVIVSALIYKVISGTIKTDISNN from the coding sequence ATGGAACAACAAAAAACAAAACAACTTGCGCTTACAGGTATGTTTATTGCTTTAAGTGCAGTGGGTGCCCTTATAAAAGTACCCAGTCCTACAGGTACGGTAGCTTTTGACTCGGCACCGGGTTTTGCAGCTGCACTTTTGCTGGGACCCGGTCTTGGAGCATTATCAGCAGCTCTTGGCCACCTTTTTACAAGTCTTTTTGCAGGATTTCCCATGACTTTTCCCATTCATATTATTGTAGCCCTGGAGATGGCAGCATTTGCTGCAGTATATGGCTATCTTGGGAAAAAGAATTTGCCTTTGGCAGTGGTAGCGGTTTCTATTTTAAACGGCGTTATAGCTCCGGCAACATTTATAGTTTTTCCTCAGTTTGGAATGGCATTTTTTGTATCTATGCTTGTTCCTCTTTTGGTAGCCTCTGCGGCAAATGTCATTGTTTCGGCATTGATATACAAAGTTATTTCCGGTACAATCAAAACCGATATTTCTAACAATTAA
- a CDS encoding LacI family DNA-binding transcriptional regulator: MVKIADVAREANVSVATVSRVLNKKGSVRPETCERVYKAIEKLSFEPNMSARNLRRNETRVILIVAPNITNPYYAHILAGIGDEARKSGYSALIYNTGGDEEREKNGMDMLKKRRADGAILLASNIDSMWVKEYADKYPIVHCSEYVKGLDIPRVSIDNYKATLEVMEYIISLGHKKIATISSSNSYISTLLRLKGYKDTLERHGIEVRKDYIALAGAEYSFKSGKAAAFKLLQQKDRPTAIFCISDTIALGAITAAKEMGLRVPEDLTVTGFDDVDYTTMFHPYITTVAQPCYDLGRKSFKILHACMNKTNDIEKKVVLPHKFIIRESSAPISTCD, encoded by the coding sequence ATGGTTAAAATTGCAGATGTTGCCAGAGAAGCCAATGTTTCAGTGGCAACAGTATCACGGGTCTTAAATAAAAAAGGTTCGGTAAGGCCCGAAACATGTGAGCGCGTATATAAGGCTATAGAGAAATTGTCCTTTGAGCCTAACATGTCAGCAAGAAATCTCAGGCGAAATGAAACCAGGGTTATCCTTATAGTAGCTCCAAATATAACCAACCCGTATTATGCCCATATCCTTGCGGGAATCGGTGATGAGGCCCGTAAGTCGGGATATAGTGCGCTTATTTACAATACCGGGGGAGATGAGGAGCGGGAGAAAAACGGCATGGATATGCTAAAGAAAAGAAGGGCAGACGGAGCAATACTCCTTGCAAGCAATATAGATTCCATGTGGGTAAAAGAATACGCTGATAAATATCCCATAGTCCACTGTTCCGAGTATGTTAAGGGATTAGATATCCCCAGAGTATCTATTGACAACTACAAAGCAACTCTGGAGGTTATGGAGTACATCATAAGTCTCGGACACAAAAAAATTGCTACAATCAGCAGCTCCAACAGTTATATTTCCACATTGTTAAGGCTTAAAGGATATAAAGACACTTTAGAGCGCCATGGCATCGAAGTGCGTAAAGACTACATTGCCTTAGCCGGTGCGGAGTATTCGTTTAAAAGCGGAAAGGCTGCGGCATTTAAGCTGCTTCAGCAAAAAGACAGGCCCACAGCCATTTTTTGTATATCAGACACCATTGCGCTTGGAGCCATTACTGCAGCCAAAGAAATGGGTCTTCGAGTTCCGGAAGATCTTACCGTTACCGGCTTTGATGATGTTGATTATACTACAATGTTTCACCCATACATCACAACGGTTGCTCAGCCGTGCTATGACCTGGGAAGAAAGTCTTTTAAAATACTACATGCATGTATGAACAAAACAAATGATATTGAAAAAAAAGTAGTACTCCCACATAAATTTATTATTAGAGAATCATCAGCACCAATTTCTACTTGCGATTAA
- a CDS encoding SIS domain-containing protein — MENHVSCDYNGSPQPEEYARQVSNALLSTDFDILRAIADEILLSKDLDRFIFTAGNGGSAATASHAINDLMKGCRVWGREGFSSICLNDSNAVITCLSNDFSYDDAYSILLRTIGRRGDLLIVFSGSGNSPNIIKVCQTARKMGMTVIGFGGRDGGRMKSLCDLCLIAPTYSMEQIEDLHMFYIHSLICTLREKLKNVWDIEVISYPSGEIPECAIFDFDGTVSLLREGWRSIMCEYFTDELLTCPKAPEKDNAKVIVTDFIDRLTGKQTFFQCLELCKIVKKYGGVPKEPMEYKKEYLYRLMKHIQSRLDYLKDGGNPAAYLVPGVKDTLIALNEMGIKCYLTSGTDEVDVLKETGLLGVSNMFESIHGATDSNSILCSKEQVLKNLIEKKSVKGNRLISFGDGYVEILLTKNVGGYAVAVASNETLKDTSVNQWKRQRLLEAGADCVIPDFTNTSRLLKFILGKR, encoded by the coding sequence TTGGAAAATCATGTATCTTGTGATTATAATGGTTCGCCTCAACCGGAGGAATATGCCCGTCAGGTAAGTAATGCTTTATTAAGCACAGATTTTGATATATTACGTGCTATTGCTGATGAAATCCTGCTCAGCAAAGATTTGGACAGGTTTATCTTTACTGCAGGTAACGGCGGCTCTGCCGCTACAGCAAGCCATGCTATAAACGACCTGATGAAGGGATGCCGGGTATGGGGTAGGGAAGGCTTTTCTTCTATATGTTTAAACGACTCAAATGCCGTTATAACTTGTCTTTCCAACGACTTCTCTTACGATGATGCTTACAGTATCCTGCTTCGGACTATCGGACGTCGTGGAGACTTGTTGATTGTCTTTAGTGGTAGCGGCAACTCACCAAATATCATAAAAGTCTGCCAGACGGCTCGAAAAATGGGCATGACCGTCATTGGTTTCGGAGGTCGTGACGGCGGCCGGATGAAATCCCTTTGCGACCTTTGCCTTATAGCACCTACATATTCAATGGAACAAATCGAAGACCTTCACATGTTTTACATACATTCACTTATCTGCACTCTTCGCGAAAAGCTCAAAAATGTATGGGACATTGAAGTAATTAGCTATCCCAGTGGTGAGATTCCTGAATGTGCAATATTTGATTTTGATGGTACTGTAAGCCTTCTTAGAGAAGGTTGGCGGTCGATTATGTGTGAATATTTTACAGATGAGCTCTTAACATGTCCGAAGGCACCTGAAAAAGATAATGCAAAAGTAATAGTCACTGATTTTATAGATAGGCTTACAGGTAAACAGACCTTTTTCCAGTGCCTGGAGCTCTGTAAGATAGTAAAAAAATATGGCGGGGTTCCAAAAGAGCCAATGGAGTATAAAAAAGAATACTTGTATCGCCTTATGAAACATATACAAAGTAGGCTAGATTATCTGAAAGATGGAGGAAATCCAGCAGCCTATCTAGTTCCTGGCGTAAAGGATACCCTTATAGCTCTAAATGAGATGGGCATAAAATGCTATTTAACTAGCGGCACCGATGAAGTAGACGTGCTTAAGGAAACCGGTCTTTTAGGTGTTTCAAATATGTTTGAATCAATCCACGGCGCTACGGATTCCAATAGCATCCTCTGTTCAAAGGAACAGGTTCTAAAAAATTTGATAGAGAAAAAGAGCGTAAAGGGAAATAGGCTCATTTCCTTTGGTGACGGGTATGTAGAAATATTACTTACCAAGAATGTAGGTGGCTATGCGGTAGCTGTAGCCAGTAACGAGACACTGAAGGATACCTCGGTTAATCAGTGGAAACGGCAGCGACTTTTAGAAGCAGGAGCCGATTGTGTCATTCCTGATTTTACAAATACTAGTAGGCTTTTAAAATTCATACTTGGTAAAAGGTAG
- a CDS encoding bifunctional heptose 7-phosphate kinase/heptose 1-phosphate adenyltransferase: MNNKALIEILKSRKKPVITVFGDFCIDKYLYIDGALDEISLETGLTAYQVVKKKIYAGAGGTIVNNLCSLGAKVYCVGILGEDGDGYELEKCLKEVGADTSFMIHTEKRYTCAYEKPIRLEKDSEHEMNRIDIKNFSKTPMALQEKLIENIKAVAELSDGVIICDQFEEEDFAAVTSHIRKFLGNLARIYSSVVFYVDSRRYIDRFNNSILKCNEKEISKIFGIDAQVIDGDTALKYAELLYKKKHMPIYVTLGEYGSVLFDGNSHKIPPFPVKGPIDIVGAGDAFNAGAVFALTKGATYEEAAYVGSAASSIVIKQLKVTGTANLEDIIILLKNM; encoded by the coding sequence ATGAATAACAAAGCGTTAATAGAAATTTTAAAGAGCCGAAAAAAGCCGGTCATAACAGTGTTTGGAGACTTTTGCATTGATAAGTATTTATACATAGATGGAGCTTTGGATGAGATTTCTCTAGAAACAGGACTTACAGCATACCAGGTAGTAAAAAAGAAAATTTACGCCGGTGCCGGAGGTACTATAGTAAACAACCTCTGCTCGTTGGGGGCAAAAGTATACTGTGTGGGTATATTGGGTGAAGACGGCGATGGATACGAGCTGGAAAAATGTCTCAAAGAGGTAGGTGCAGATACATCATTTATGATTCATACGGAAAAGCGATATACCTGCGCATACGAAAAGCCTATACGCTTAGAAAAAGATTCTGAGCATGAAATGAATAGAATTGATATAAAAAATTTTTCTAAAACCCCTATGGCTCTTCAGGAAAAGCTAATTGAAAACATTAAAGCGGTTGCTGAATTAAGCGATGGAGTAATCATATGTGACCAGTTTGAAGAAGAAGATTTTGCGGCTGTAACTTCTCATATAAGAAAATTTTTGGGTAACCTGGCACGGATATATAGCAGTGTTGTGTTCTATGTAGATTCACGCAGATATATAGATAGATTCAACAATTCTATTTTAAAATGCAATGAAAAGGAAATTTCTAAAATATTCGGCATAGATGCTCAGGTTATAGATGGAGATACGGCACTTAAGTATGCAGAGCTGCTCTATAAAAAAAAGCACATGCCTATATATGTGACTCTGGGAGAGTATGGCAGCGTCTTGTTTGACGGCAATTCCCATAAAATTCCACCATTTCCTGTGAAAGGCCCCATAGATATTGTTGGTGCAGGAGATGCGTTCAATGCTGGAGCGGTATTTGCATTAACAAAAGGAGCTACTTATGAGGAAGCTGCTTATGTCGGCAGTGCGGCATCAAGCATAGTAATAAAGCAACTTAAGGTAACAGGAACTGCAAATCTAGAAGATATTATAATATTACTCAAAAATATGTAA
- a CDS encoding sugar ABC transporter substrate-binding protein has product MRRFLSLILTVAMVVLLLAGCGSNNSATSPEEPKEQAETKSFKIGVVIPSGDHGFTGESVAHAKMEAEALMTEYDGLEIVVKDGLEASDQITSIENLLAGGDVDLIMLWPMEGEALRSAAQSIIDSGVELVVYDRLISNFEGLVGEIMGDNVGIGKMMGEYINKYYADMDSVQYLRFVGDSSTVTSQRNEGMDEVIEPKFKQVANTFVTDWSTETAQGQMEDWLNAHTVEEIEELDLIVTHDDEIVDGLMNALEAYSGPAKINIKLITSVGGREDTLVKFENTKLPVKFCTFYFAPSFIREALRLSVAHLYGEEYTGANLVNGQYLIPSFSISNAGDATYDFEEYRNSDIYKERYSIGKF; this is encoded by the coding sequence ATGAGGAGATTTTTGTCTTTAATTCTTACTGTAGCCATGGTGGTTTTGTTGTTGGCCGGATGTGGTAGCAATAATTCCGCAACTAGTCCGGAAGAACCTAAAGAACAGGCTGAAACGAAGTCGTTCAAAATCGGTGTTGTGATTCCTTCGGGAGACCACGGCTTTACTGGCGAGAGTGTTGCTCATGCCAAGATGGAAGCAGAGGCCTTAATGACGGAATATGATGGTCTTGAAATAGTGGTTAAGGATGGGCTTGAGGCTTCCGATCAGATTACTTCAATAGAGAACCTTTTGGCAGGAGGCGATGTAGATCTGATTATGTTATGGCCTATGGAAGGTGAAGCCTTGAGAAGTGCTGCTCAGAGTATCATCGATTCTGGTGTTGAACTCGTAGTTTACGACCGTCTTATCAGCAACTTTGAGGGCTTAGTCGGCGAAATCATGGGCGATAATGTGGGTATTGGCAAAATGATGGGCGAATATATTAACAAATACTATGCAGATATGGATTCAGTGCAGTATCTTCGCTTCGTAGGTGATAGTTCTACCGTTACCTCCCAGCGCAATGAAGGCATGGATGAAGTTATCGAACCCAAATTTAAACAGGTTGCAAACACCTTTGTGACCGATTGGTCTACAGAAACGGCCCAGGGTCAGATGGAAGACTGGCTCAATGCCCACACTGTTGAAGAAATAGAGGAGCTGGACCTTATAGTCACCCATGATGATGAAATCGTTGATGGCCTCATGAATGCACTTGAAGCATATTCAGGCCCGGCTAAAATCAATATAAAACTCATCACATCAGTAGGTGGTCGCGAAGACACTCTTGTAAAATTCGAAAACACCAAACTCCCCGTAAAATTCTGCACATTTTATTTTGCGCCGTCCTTTATCCGCGAAGCTTTACGGCTTTCAGTAGCACATCTTTATGGAGAAGAATACACAGGAGCCAACTTAGTAAACGGTCAGTATTTGATTCCATCTTTCTCTATCAGCAATGCAGGCGATGCTACATATGATTTTGAAGAGTACAGGAACAGTGATATCTACAAAGAAAGATATTCTATAGGGAAATTTTAA
- a CDS encoding sugar ABC transporter ATP-binding protein, whose product MLVEMKGIVKDFGPVRALDHVNFTVRPGEIVGLLGENGAGKSTLMNVLAGSYPPTSGEIFINGEKVNIANAKIANQHGIRLIHQELNLCNDLRVFENMFLANEITNKFGFLNKKEMISRCNKVFERMKVKIDPNSPVEKLPAADKQLVEIAKALLFKCELIIMDEPTTALSTNEIENLFSIMRQLRDSGVSFIYISHKIPEIFEICETYYVLRDGKLVAEGNLKDMDENGITELMIGRQLADDEFSKRISSFGEKIALSVKNLTGEGFRNISFDLHEGEVLAITGLHGSGCDAIADALYGIIPYKGEIIVDGIHLKAGTNIRDSLCHGIVMVPRMRKERGIHNDLSIYDNISMGYFNTKHKRFFINSKIESQRFLRQKKALSIKTEQPQNPITSLSGGNQQKVILGRWLETDAKIMLFDNPTQGIDVGTKFEIYRLILDLARAGKAIIIFSQEFPEIYKVADSCIVLYKGEINAILNRHEMTEKNVMYYSTGANLEGERYAQNYKKHV is encoded by the coding sequence ATGCTAGTTGAAATGAAGGGCATCGTTAAAGACTTCGGACCTGTGCGAGCTCTCGACCATGTAAACTTTACCGTGAGACCTGGAGAAATAGTCGGCCTTTTAGGTGAAAACGGTGCCGGCAAATCCACGCTCATGAATGTACTTGCAGGCAGTTATCCCCCGACTTCAGGAGAAATATTCATCAACGGCGAAAAGGTAAATATTGCTAATGCAAAGATTGCAAATCAGCATGGGATACGTCTCATACATCAAGAATTGAATTTATGCAATGACCTTAGGGTATTTGAGAATATGTTCCTTGCAAATGAAATAACTAATAAGTTTGGGTTTTTGAACAAAAAAGAGATGATAAGTCGTTGCAATAAGGTTTTTGAGCGTATGAAGGTTAAGATCGACCCTAATTCGCCGGTGGAAAAGTTGCCTGCGGCCGATAAGCAGTTGGTGGAAATAGCCAAGGCTTTGCTGTTTAAGTGTGAGCTTATAATAATGGATGAACCTACAACTGCACTTTCCACAAATGAGATAGAAAATCTTTTCTCAATAATGCGCCAGCTTAGAGATAGCGGCGTCAGTTTCATATATATATCACATAAGATACCAGAGATTTTTGAAATATGCGAAACATATTATGTCCTTCGCGATGGCAAGTTAGTGGCCGAAGGCAATTTAAAAGATATGGACGAAAACGGTATTACGGAGCTTATGATAGGCCGCCAGTTGGCTGACGATGAATTTTCGAAGCGAATAAGCAGCTTTGGGGAAAAGATAGCACTCTCAGTGAAAAACTTGACTGGCGAAGGTTTTAGAAATATTAGCTTTGATTTACATGAAGGTGAGGTACTGGCCATAACCGGCCTACATGGGAGCGGCTGTGACGCTATAGCCGATGCCCTCTACGGTATAATACCGTATAAGGGTGAAATTATAGTTGACGGAATTCATTTAAAAGCAGGGACAAATATACGTGACTCCCTTTGCCATGGGATAGTAATGGTACCGAGAATGAGGAAGGAGCGGGGTATCCACAATGATCTTTCTATTTATGACAACATTTCAATGGGATACTTTAATACCAAGCATAAGAGATTTTTTATAAACTCCAAAATCGAGAGCCAGCGTTTTTTGCGTCAAAAAAAGGCATTATCCATAAAAACAGAGCAACCCCAAAACCCTATTACCTCTCTTTCGGGTGGAAATCAACAAAAAGTTATCTTAGGCCGGTGGCTGGAAACCGATGCAAAAATAATGCTTTTTGACAATCCGACTCAAGGTATAGACGTAGGCACTAAGTTTGAAATATACCGCCTCATACTAGATTTGGCTCGAGCAGGAAAGGCCATCATCATATTCAGCCAGGAGTTCCCTGAAATCTATAAGGTAGCAGATTCCTGTATTGTGCTCTACAAGGGCGAAATTAATGCCATTTTAAATCGTCATGAGATGACCGAGAAAAATGTAATGTACTATTCTACCGGTGCAAATTTGGAGGGTGAAAGATATGCTCAAAACTATAAAAAACATGTCTAA
- a CDS encoding ABC transporter permease, with amino-acid sequence MLKTIKNMSNKTKYPKDLYKMLITEYSFILSFILLVIIAASVNKNFFTWTNISNIFVQSSMVGLIAMGMSMVISAGLIDISVGSQVAFIGSFGILVLNNTGSIFIMLLFCIVVGFILGGLNGLMVTKGGIPAMIATMAMQSACRSIINHFGSGGPFTVNKEYYESLRMLAVGGIYITPKFKIPYLMIIFCAAGIIFDIIMKHTKFGKYIYAVGSNETSARLSGINVDLVKACTFIVTGIMCGITSLIYASRTTAVAAASAATGFEMDAIAAVAIGGTSMSGGKGKIIGTFIGVLMFKMISNILTAADVSTYLNGAISAAIIVIAVLMQKLQNSKKSS; translated from the coding sequence ATGCTCAAAACTATAAAAAACATGTCTAATAAAACTAAATATCCAAAAGATCTATATAAAATGCTGATTACGGAATACAGCTTTATTCTTTCTTTTATACTGCTGGTGATAATCGCTGCAAGCGTCAACAAGAATTTCTTTACATGGACGAACATATCCAACATATTTGTACAGAGCTCTATGGTGGGCCTTATTGCTATGGGCATGAGCATGGTAATATCTGCAGGCCTTATAGATATATCTGTAGGATCACAGGTGGCCTTCATCGGCAGTTTTGGCATACTTGTACTTAATAACACCGGAAGTATTTTTATTATGCTTCTCTTCTGTATCGTAGTAGGTTTTATCTTAGGAGGACTAAACGGTCTCATGGTTACAAAGGGCGGAATTCCTGCCATGATAGCAACCATGGCCATGCAAAGCGCATGCCGCTCCATTATTAATCATTTTGGCTCTGGCGGCCCGTTTACGGTAAATAAAGAATATTATGAGAGCTTGCGAATGTTGGCCGTCGGTGGGATTTACATAACACCGAAATTTAAAATTCCATACCTGATGATAATTTTCTGCGCTGCAGGTATCATATTCGATATCATTATGAAACATACCAAGTTCGGCAAGTATATCTATGCTGTGGGCAGCAATGAGACTTCCGCTCGACTTTCGGGCATTAATGTAGACTTGGTAAAGGCCTGTACCTTTATTGTAACAGGTATTATGTGCGGCATTACTTCTCTAATTTATGCTTCTCGTACTACGGCTGTGGCGGCAGCATCTGCAGCTACAGGATTTGAAATGGATGCCATTGCCGCAGTGGCAATAGGCGGTACATCCATGAGCGGCGGTAAAGGCAAAATTATTGGGACATTCATCGGTGTCCTCATGTTTAAAATGATAAGCAACATACTTACGGCTGCGGATGTTTCTACTTACTTAAATGGTGCCATAAGTGCCGCAATTATAGTAATTGCAGTTCTAATGCAGAAACTACAGAACAGCAAAAAGTCCAGTTAA
- a CDS encoding Gfo/Idh/MocA family protein, protein MLKIGIIGCGKITEVRHAPEYSENPNCQIVGFFDMVPEKAQAMAEKYGGRAFDSLESLLASDLDAVSVCTANIYHAPISILALRAGKHVLCEKPMATTRQDCEAMVEEAQKSGKFLMIGLNQRLAKAHMKAQEILQSGEMGRVITFETKFCHPGPEGWTGSKDSWFLDKRIASFGALADLGVHKTDLIYYITGQKIVKTSAVVTTLDKKLPDGKPISVDDNAFCIYTLESGAVGTMHVSWTNYGVEDNSTKLYCTDGVIRLYDDPKYSLIIEKRNGDVTPYQLDFLTSNKEQTSGGRTSTGVIDAFVNSIITNTPSALSGESAIHAMNVIFANEESAKLGKTIDVK, encoded by the coding sequence ATGCTAAAAATAGGTATTATAGGTTGCGGCAAAATCACTGAAGTTCGTCATGCGCCTGAATATTCAGAAAACCCTAACTGTCAGATTGTCGGCTTTTTTGATATGGTGCCGGAAAAGGCTCAGGCTATGGCTGAAAAGTATGGCGGCAGAGCTTTTGACTCTCTAGAATCTCTATTGGCTTCAGATTTGGATGCAGTGAGTGTATGCACTGCAAATATATATCATGCACCTATTTCTATTCTTGCCCTCAGGGCAGGGAAACATGTTCTATGCGAAAAACCCATGGCCACTACACGGCAAGATTGTGAAGCCATGGTAGAAGAGGCCCAAAAATCCGGGAAGTTTCTCATGATAGGATTAAATCAACGGCTGGCAAAGGCCCATATGAAGGCACAAGAGATACTCCAGAGCGGTGAGATGGGCAGGGTAATTACATTCGAGACTAAGTTTTGTCATCCGGGTCCGGAGGGCTGGACAGGCAGTAAGGATTCATGGTTTCTCGACAAGCGCATAGCATCTTTCGGCGCTCTTGCAGACCTTGGCGTGCACAAGACAGACCTTATATATTACATAACGGGTCAGAAGATAGTCAAAACCTCGGCTGTTGTTACAACTTTGGACAAAAAGCTCCCTGATGGTAAACCTATATCTGTGGATGATAACGCTTTTTGTATTTATACTCTTGAGAGCGGCGCCGTTGGGACTATGCATGTGAGCTGGACCAATTACGGCGTTGAAGATAACTCGACAAAGCTTTACTGCACAGATGGAGTTATCCGCTTATATGATGATCCGAAGTATTCCCTCATTATCGAGAAAAGGAATGGAGATGTTACACCATATCAATTGGACTTTCTTACATCCAACAAAGAGCAGACCAGCGGTGGGCGAACATCCACAGGGGTAATAGATGCTTTTGTAAACAGTATTATTACGAATACCCCTTCTGCCTTAAGCGGTGAGAGCGCAATCCATGCCATGAATGTAATTTTTGCAAATGAGGAGTCGGCAAAGCTTGGCAAGACTATAGATGTAAAGTGA
- a CDS encoding sugar phosphate isomerase/epimerase family protein has translation MKRPITITTGQFGDMPLDELCKMVSSIGYEGIEVACHSHLDVHKVIREDSYVSDFKATLSKYNLKVWALGAHLIGQCVGDNWDPRLDNFAPSDLSGKPDEIRAWAIEEMKTVARAAEKLGIHIVTCFLGSPIWPYWYSFPQTPQTMVEEGFWKIKELWTPIFDVFDQCNVKFALEVHPTEIAFDYYTTEKLFKTFDYRPTLGLNFDPSHLVWQGIDPCIFIRDFADRIYHVHMKDVKVKLDGKAGILGSHIEFGDTRRGWNFVSLGHGNVDFDGIIRELNQIGYHGPLSVEWEDSGMERTFGAREAFEFTKKINFEPSEVSFDSALKLD, from the coding sequence ATGAAAAGACCAATCACAATAACTACCGGACAGTTTGGCGATATGCCATTGGATGAACTTTGCAAAATGGTAAGTTCTATAGGCTATGAAGGCATAGAAGTTGCTTGTCATTCACACCTGGATGTCCATAAAGTTATCCGGGAGGATTCATATGTGTCAGATTTTAAAGCTACCCTGTCAAAGTATAACCTTAAAGTTTGGGCATTAGGAGCTCATCTCATTGGACAATGTGTTGGCGACAACTGGGATCCGAGACTGGATAACTTTGCACCTAGCGACTTATCAGGGAAGCCTGATGAAATCCGTGCATGGGCAATAGAAGAGATGAAAACTGTTGCAAGGGCAGCAGAGAAACTAGGCATACATATCGTTACTTGTTTTTTAGGTTCTCCTATCTGGCCGTATTGGTATTCCTTCCCTCAGACTCCCCAGACGATGGTGGAAGAGGGCTTTTGGAAAATCAAAGAACTGTGGACCCCAATATTTGACGTATTTGACCAGTGTAATGTTAAATTCGCTTTAGAGGTGCACCCCACTGAAATTGCCTTTGACTACTATACCACCGAAAAACTATTCAAGACCTTTGACTATCGCCCCACCTTGGGACTTAACTTCGATCCGTCTCATCTGGTATGGCAGGGTATAGATCCTTGTATCTTCATAAGAGATTTTGCTGATAGGATATATCACGTTCACATGAAGGATGTAAAAGTAAAGTTAGACGGGAAGGCAGGAATATTGGGCAGTCACATTGAATTTGGCGATACTCGAAGGGGCTGGAACTTTGTATCCCTAGGTCATGGTAATGTTGACTTTGATGGTATTATCCGAGAATTAAACCAAATAGGTTACCATGGTCCACTTTCGGTTGAATGGGAAGACAGTGGCATGGAGCGGACCTTTGGTGCCAGAGAAGCCTTTGAGTTTACAAAAAAAATAAACTTCGAACCATCGGAAGTAAGTTTTGATTCGGCTCTTAAGTTAGACTAA
- a CDS encoding ROK family protein: MTKPAVLAIDIGGSKYIVGLVSEKGEIYAKKRYTCFEKTGNELVTSIIAAAQELLEKNENYTPKVIGVTIPGLADPKRGYWIEASFSGIRDIPLGSILSRQFGIPAYADNDGQACALAERLFGVCQNVSDFLYLTVSNGVGGGIFLKDRIYYGATGCAGEMGHVTVVEHGRRCKCGKRGCLEMYAAGGGIVKNYIELGGNRLIHGKITDARTIAALAEEGDLIALETFRLEGYYLGKAIAGACNLLNPAMIVIGGGVSLSFPLFEKTLWEYIRRSIYLRANEDLKIKASPFGNDGGLMGATAVALCGLNKMYGWGEL; this comes from the coding sequence ATGACAAAGCCTGCGGTACTGGCAATAGACATCGGTGGATCAAAATACATAGTTGGTCTTGTAAGTGAAAAAGGCGAAATATATGCGAAAAAACGCTATACATGTTTTGAAAAAACAGGGAATGAACTGGTGACATCAATTATTGCCGCCGCGCAAGAACTTTTAGAGAAAAACGAGAATTACACTCCAAAAGTAATTGGAGTCACCATCCCGGGCTTGGCAGACCCTAAAAGAGGATATTGGATTGAGGCTTCTTTTTCCGGAATAAGGGACATACCTCTAGGTTCTATACTCAGCAGGCAATTTGGAATACCCGCGTATGCAGACAACGACGGACAAGCATGTGCCTTGGCAGAACGGCTTTTTGGGGTTTGCCAAAATGTATCAGATTTTTTATATCTTACGGTTTCTAATGGTGTCGGAGGGGGTATATTCTTAAAAGATAGAATATACTACGGAGCTACGGGCTGTGCCGGGGAGATGGGCCATGTGACCGTAGTTGAGCATGGGCGCCGGTGCAAATGTGGCAAGCGAGGGTGTCTTGAGATGTATGCTGCAGGTGGCGGAATAGTGAAAAATTACATTGAACTTGGTGGAAACCGGTTAATTCATGGCAAAATCACAGATGCAAGAACCATTGCAGCTCTTGCAGAAGAAGGAGACCTTATTGCACTGGAGACATTCAGATTAGAAGGTTATTACCTGGGTAAAGCCATAGCTGGAGCTTGCAACCTATTAAACCCCGCAATGATAGTAATCGGTGGAGGTGTATCCCTGTCGTTTCCTCTTTTTGAAAAAACACTATGGGAATACATACGGCGCTCCATATACTTGAGAGCAAATGAGGACTTAAAAATTAAGGCATCTCCTTTTGGCAATGATGGCGGCTTGATGGGGGCGACTGCGGTTGCCCTTTGCGGATTAAATAAAATGTATGGATGGGGAGAGCTATGA